The Aspergillus flavus chromosome 2, complete sequence region TTGATGTTATTTATGCTAGACAATTGCGTATGGAGCATCGTCTTCGTGCTTTTGaattatttttcttgccttttttGTTTGTCAGAGAGTGAGATGCGCAGAGCAGCAGGAGGAAATATCTTTCTGTTACCTTCCCTAGAAGGCTACAGGGCAAGACGGCCGCGGGAGATTGTTCAGGAATGCTagaatagagaataatagaatagagaatAAATTTCCTTAGCGTATACATAGAGTAGATACTAACCATGCGTCTCTGGCACTAATGAATCATGCAAAAAACTAGTACTAGACAAAATGCCGGATTACGTGTCAAGCTGACTTGAGTTGGGGGAAAATGGCCGAAGTGGATGGACCGTTAAGGGCAAGCGAGTGATAGATTGACGATAATTTCCTTGAATGTCGAGCGGGGTTTGTAcctttaatttattttaatctaatcCTTAGGCTGCTAACCGGGATGAATATTCTACCGTACTGCCGTAACCCTAAGACCATTGGCTATGCCGCTATCCATGGCACATCATTTCCCACTTGAGAACCTCTCCTGTTGATCTTTACCCCACGCCCATCGTGAAGAATTATACCGAGTTCCCCGGCCGGGGGTTAAGTTTAATCCTTTTGCGGGCATATTGCTTGTTCCTTGCTAGCTTAACATGTCTCTAAATTGAAAAACGATTAAATGCATTGCATTGGCGGAACGGGTTTCGAGTCAATGTGGACCGAGAGCCTTTTCAAACGAAGGCCAGGGGGAAGGGGCATATGGCGTGATGGTTTCGCATGGCATGTATAAATTAATAACATGGTTTCCTGCGATTCGCcccttctcaatcaaccCCAGTATTACCTTCTTTATCATCCTTTTTTACTGCTTATGAGCTCCATAATGCTCTTTCCTACACTTGTTGTCACAGCAGCCTTTGCAGGAGGTACTCTAGCTTTGCCGACTGGCGATGATGCACCATTCCTAAAGGTGGTCAGCTCGACTGAAGCTATCGTGGGTAACTCAATCTGGAATGCAACTGTTGGTGCCAGCGTGGTCAAGCCTATATACTACCAAGGCAAAGAGATTGTCGGTGATGCGAAAGGACAGTACTATTCCTATGTCGACCAAACCGAGTCCTTCAATTTCTCAAACGCGACGATCGTGGATTCCGACGACGACTTTATCGATGTTCAATTTACGACCTCAGAAGGCGAGCAGCATTGGGTTATTTACCGCAACCAGCACGGCGCATACCAATACTTCATCAACAAGGCCCTCCCATCACCCTTGGGCGAGTGGCGAAGTGTGTCACGCCTTGACAATGCGACCTTCACCAACGGTCATACGACATACAGACAAGGCGCTTTACCAGAGCTGTCTGAGATCGAGTCTGGCGAGAAAGTCCAGGACGAGACGTGGGAACTCTCCGATGGTAGCTATATTACCAAGTACGATTGGAGTGACTTCATCAATTCGGCCAAGGCTTGGGGTGTATATGGCGACGGGATCGGCTGCTGGTATATCCACCCGTCCAAAGAATACATCAACGGAGACCACCTGAAGCAGGAGCTTATGCTCCACCGCGAAAGTAGTAGCGGTGATACAGTGCTGTTGAACATGATACACGGGCTACACTTCCTTACCGGGGAAGAACACGAGTTCGCTGAAGGAAGGGTCTGGGGTCCTTGGCTCTGGTACCTCAACAACGGCTCGGTCGAGGATGCGAACGCAAAGTATGATGAGGAGGTCCAGTCGTGGCCCTACAGCTTCCCCAACGCCGACATTGAGGCCGGTCATCACCAACGCGCATCCTCTGTGAGTGGCGTCATTACATTATCAGATGGTCGCGCTGCCTCAGGAGCCAGCGTCATGCTTGGCGATAATGAAAGCTCCCAGCTCCCAGCCGAACAGGGTGTCAACTACTACTATAGGACAACAGCCGACAGCGACGGAAACTTCTCATTTGAGAACGTCCGTGCTGCGACTTACGCCCTCTATGCTTGGGCGGGCAACAACTCCGATATTGGCGATGTATCCACTAACCTGACGGCCAACGGCATTGAGATTTCCGAGTCTACCTCTGCAATTGATCTAGGTGAATACACCTGGGATGCCCAGAACCGGACCAAGATCTGGCAGATCGGTACACTTGACCGTCTCGCTTGTAGCTTCAAAAACGGCTGCAGTGGGTACCACCACGGTCTATCGGACGAGTCCCCCGCGGACCTTGAGTACACTATTAACAGCTCGGAGACCTCAAACTGGTCTTACGTTCAGACAGCTGAGGGGACGTGGCAAGTCAAGTTCGAACTTTCTGATGACCCAGCATCGGATGCAGTTGCGATCTTATCAACAAGTCTGGCAGGCTACAGCTCGGGAGTAAACATCGAAATCACTGCGCAAGGTGGTAATGTGACTGTCGGTGAACTCAGTGATCTCACAAATGATCCTTCTGTATATCGCAGCTCAACATTCTGCGGCCTTCACCGATACGAGGAGTTTGAAGTACCCGCTGGTACCTTGGTGAAGGGCTCGAACACGATCGAGTTCACCGTTACGAAAACATCTCAATGGCATGGCTTTATGTGGGACAGCATTCTGCTTGAATGGTCATGAATATATTGAGTTGTGTATGCGGATTGCCTTTGAATCCTTGGTTTCCTTACCACCAGTAAATACCCAAACATCGAATTCAAGTTTTATGTGGTAGGTTTCACAACATTGTCATAAAATCTTAGTTTCTGATGGTAGGAACAAATGTATCTTAATTTGTACTGATGTGCCTATTCCATTTTGTTCGAGGGTAAACTCAGGTACGCTCTTTACCGAAATCGTCCCCTATCGGGCCAGGATGCCCGTCATTGCTCAGATACCGATATTGTAAATCACTATAAAAGCCAAGGTCTTTCTCATACTGCTTCCACTTCGTTCCAATCGGTTGGATAAGAGTATAACTGCGCGAACTCTCATTCATGCTCTGCACCCCATTGATCAAATAAAGCGGCGTCATCTCACCATCGTCACTAAAAAAAATCTTCGGTCTCTCACGGCGCTTCAGGGTCTCAACCGACCCATCAGTAAACGCAACAGTAGAGTTAAAAGCCTCATGTAACTTGAAATACCAAGGTCCAGTCAAGTTGCGCGCGTACATATGGGCCCCCACACGGGGCCATTTCTGCCCATCATGTTCAACAATATCGATCATCCAGTGCGTCAGCGTGTGCCAGTTTCCCCGCTTGTCGCGCCAGAAAAATGGATCTTCAGTCCATGTGGGGCTGTACTTGGTTGTGTTCCATTTCTGCGTGTACATCAATTTGTATTCGCCGTCCCATGTGTCAGCGATGAAGATTGCATTTCCTTCGACTCCCATTATAATTTGGCTGGTTGGGTTTTCTGGGAACCAAAGTGGCCACGGGGCAGGGTTGGTTGATTGCGGGTCTTTGGAGTTAAGAATCATTTTAAATGGGGTCCAAGGACCTCGGATGCTATCAGAACTGGCGACGGAGATGTTGTTTGGCCACCGTGTGTTCGAGATGCTTTGGCATTTCTCTGGCTTTGGCGCATCAACGCCGATGGTATATAAAAGATACTTATTATCCGCTGGACTGAAGAACACATAAGAATTATGGCGAAAAGCCGGAGCCACCGTCTCGGCGAAATGGTATGGGCCCTGCGGTCCATTCCGAGACTCCGCTCTCATTATGAAAGAATGTGGTCTCCAGCCACTGAGCCCACAGCCGTAGCTGAACTGAGAGGCAAATAGATGGAATAGGGTAGGATCATCTGGATCTTGTAAAATATCTCCACCCCAGGAGGAGTTGCCATATTTTCCGTAGTAGCTTGGGTCGGTAACGTTTGTGTAGTTGTAACCTGTATATCGGGTCGCCGGAGCGAGATCCAGTCTGCCACAGTCTTCACCAAACCAACCGGGATCACATTTGCATATTCTGCTTAGTATCCCTGGGTGATCACTATTCTTGGGACTATCAGGGCCGTCAATGCAGACGCCATTGAGGCTGCAATCTTCATCAGTTTCACAGGCACGGGCAAGCCCGAGGGCAGCTAGCCCCAGATATACAATATCCAAAACACGCATCGAGAGATCCGATACGGCGTCGTGGACAACCaaagtatatagaatagactCGGGTGTGCGTAGACAGTCGGGAAATAGTTATCGCTTATGCAATCAAGTACAAGCCGCGGCATGTTGTTGCTTAAAGATCAGAAACCCCGCTTTGTTGTCTTCTCGGGCTAGAAGATACCGACGGAAAAATTGTCATCATAAACCACCCATGCTGCCTTTTACATGAAGATGCCCATGGCAAAGGCCCGAAGTCATCATTAGTATACTCTCCTTCCAGTTCGATACTTCCACATCCATTCTAGTGTAAATCTTGGTTTGCGGATATTCCGTCACGCGTGCGATATTGGCTAACGGTCGCTGACTACCATCACGCATGAACATGTTAGTAGACTCAAAACTAGATAAACCCCCCTATGACTGAGTACACGGTATACCGCCAGTAAAGGACACAGTActtggtctttcttttatcAGAAAGGTAGGTTGCTGTAGATACTGGAGTAATCTCGCGCTCTAATGCCACATACAAGTCGTTGTTTCCACGTCATGGACTGCTATGTCCCAGGAGGCGGAATATAGTTAAGCCTATCCCGCCAACATCAACAGAATGGATTATGCAATGAATTGATGCTTCCAAGGGTTCGTAAGCACTTCCACCGACAAGCCTCAAAAGTGACGAGTCTGGAGACTATGTGACTTACAATCTTTTGTCGCTGCTTTAAATCTCGTTCCATGGCACTTGCCAAACGGGCGGTGATAGTACGAGAGTTATGTAAGCTCACCAAAGGGACCCAAGCGCGCACTAGAGGACATGGCGTTCTACAAGTGCCTTGGCTGGTATTTTTAACTTTTAATGTCTTTCCTTCGCAGATACGGAATACAAGCATGCTATTTACTAAAACCTCTCCAAtctctattactattaattgCTCGGATTCAAAGGAGGCGGGCCACTGGTTGTAACACTagcaaaagagaagataatGTTTTGCCTAGATCTGACTCTAGATTTGCTTCATAGACATCATACAGTCCAAAAGCCATTGAATAGAGGTTTCAGCAAACTCTAATACGTAATTAGGGTATTTTGAacaaataaagaagaaatacGAAGGGCGCTAAGGCCGTTATCCTAGTTTCACGTCGTGATAGACCAAGTCACCTCAGTACACAACAGCAATTGCTCCAAAGCTAAGCTAAGCAACACTACTATTAGTAAAACAGTTAGTAAAACAACAG contains the following coding sequences:
- a CDS encoding putative rhamnogalacturonase, whose product is MLFPTLVVTAAFAGGTLALPTGDDAPFLKVVSSTEAIVGNSIWNATVGASVVKPIYYQGKEIVGDAKGQYYSYVDQTESFNFSNATIVDSDDDFIDVQFTTSEGEQHWVIYRNQHGAYQYFINKALPSPLGEWRSVSRLDNATFTNGHTTYRQGALPELSEIESGEKVQDETWELSDGSYITKYDWSDFINSAKAWGVYGDGIGCWYIHPSKEYINGDHLKQELMLHRESSSGDTVLLNMIHGLHFLTGEEHEFAEGRVWGPWLWYLNNGSVEDANAKYDEEVQSWPYSFPNADIEAGHHQRASSVSGVITLSDGRAASGASVMLGDNESSQLPAEQGVNYYYRTTADSDGNFSFENVRAATYALYAWAGNNSDIGDVSTNLTANGIEISESTSAIDLGEYTWDAQNRTKIWQIGTLDRLACSFKNGCSGYHHGLSDESPADLEYTINSSETSNWSYVQTAEGTWQVKFELSDDPASDAVAILSTSLAGYSSGVNIEITAQGGNVTVGELSDLTNDPSVYRSSTFCGLHRYEEFEVPAGTLVKGSNTIEFTVTKTSQWHGFMWDSILLEWS